GGAGCAGGCGGTGGCGCCGCCGGACCGGCTGGTGGGTGAGCCCCGCGTGGTGCACCTGCCGGTCTACGACGCCGCCCACCCGGTGTTCACGTACGTGTCGGCGGTGTTGCAGGGACACGACCTGGACGCGTACGCGGATCTGGCCCGCGACGGCATGCCGGGGGCGATGACCGCGATCTACCGCTGGTTCGTCAGCGGGGAGCCGGCGCGGGCCGGGTTCGGGGCGGCGGTGCGGCTGGCCGCCGACGACGCGAACCTGCCGCTGCTGTTCCACTGCTCCGCCGGCAAGGACCGCACCGGCTGGCTGTCGGTGGTGCTGCTGACCGCGCTGGGCGTGTCGGAGCCGGCGATCCGGGCCGACTACCTGCGGCACAACGAGCTGACCGAGAGCCTGCGCGAAGTGCTGCTGGCGGCGATGACGAAGCGCCGGCCGGACCTCGACCCGGCGGCGGCCCGGCCGCTGCTGGAGGTGCGCCCGGAATACCTGGACGCCGCGTACGACGAGGTGCGCCAGGGGTACGGGTCGTTCGAGGCGTACCTGGGCGACGGCCTGGGGGTGACCGACGAGGTGCGGGCCGCGTTGCGGGAACGGGTGCTGGAGTAGGCATCAGCCCGCCAGGTCGCGCCGGGCGTCCCACACCCGCGCGGAGACGTGCGCGATCAACTGGCAGGCGTCGTCCTCGACCTGCCCGCGGTCCGCGCCGCCGCCGGCCGGGTCGGTGGTGGTGCACACGACGATCGCGTACGGCGGCGCGTCGTCGGGGAACACCACGCCGGCGCCGTGGCGGACGCCGCGTACCCAGCCGTTCTTGTGCGCGATGCGGGTGCCGTCGGGCAGCCCGGCGGCGAGGTCCTCGCGGTGTTCCTGGGCGACGAGCACGTCGAGCATGGCGGTGCAGCCGGCCGGTG
The genomic region above belongs to Micromonospora sp. WMMD1128 and contains:
- a CDS encoding tyrosine-protein phosphatase encodes the protein MTGRNWELVGAPNARDLGGLPTTDGRRVRAGRLVRAAALGRLTDDDLPVLGKLAPACVVDLRAAEEQAVAPPDRLVGEPRVVHLPVYDAAHPVFTYVSAVLQGHDLDAYADLARDGMPGAMTAIYRWFVSGEPARAGFGAAVRLAADDANLPLLFHCSAGKDRTGWLSVVLLTALGVSEPAIRADYLRHNELTESLREVLLAAMTKRRPDLDPAAARPLLEVRPEYLDAAYDEVRQGYGSFEAYLGDGLGVTDEVRAALRERVLE